The following are encoded together in the Pseudomonas sediminis genome:
- the leuS gene encoding leucine--tRNA ligase: protein MHEQYSPREIEAAAQSHWDAQQSFAVSEQPGKDTFYCLSMFPYPSGKLHMGHVRNYTIGDVIARYQRMQGKNVLQPMGWDAFGMPAENAAMKNQVAPAKWTYENIAYMKSQLKSLGLAIDWTREVTTCKPDYYRWEQWLFTRLFEKGVIYRKNGTVNWDPVDQTVLANEQVIDGRGWRSGALIEKREIPMYYFKITAYAEELLSSLDELDGWPEQVKTMQRNWIGKSFGADIVFDYDVASIGIDGQLKVYSTRPDTLMGATYVAVAAEHPLAQRAAEGNPAISAFIAECKAGSVAEADMATMEKKGLATGQFVIHPLTGDKLPVFVANYVLWGYGEGAVMAVPAHDERDFEFANKYDLPITQVYAGEGKDYDASTWQDWYGDKAGLTTINSGKYDGLDFSAAFDAIVGDLEGSAHGARKTQFRLRDWGISRQRYWGCPIPIIHCDACGDVPVPEHQLPVVLPEDVVPDGAGSPLAKMPEFYECSCPKCGAPAKRETDTMDTFVESSWYYARYASPQYTDGMVDPAAANHWLPVDQYIGGIEHAILHLLYARFFHKLMRDEGLVTSNEPFKNLLTQGMVVAETYYRTLENGGKDWFNPADVEVERDAKAKVIGAKLKSDGLPVEIGGTEKMSKSKNNGVDPQDMIDAYGADTCRLFMMFASPPDMSCEWSDAGVEGANRFLRRVWRLAQSHVSAGLPGKLDVNTLTDEQKAVRRAIHLAIKQASNDIGQHHKFNTAIAQVMTLMNVLEKAATATEQDRALLQEGLEIVTLLLAPITPHISHELWQHLGHTDAVIDAQWPQVDESALVQDSLTLVVQVNGKLRGEIIVAASASREDVEAAARANENVLRFTEGLSIRKVIVVPGKLVNIVAN from the coding sequence ATGCACGAACAGTACTCGCCCCGTGAAATAGAAGCCGCCGCGCAGTCCCACTGGGACGCGCAACAATCCTTCGCCGTCAGCGAACAACCCGGCAAGGACACCTTCTACTGCCTGTCGATGTTCCCCTACCCCAGCGGCAAGCTACACATGGGGCACGTGCGCAACTACACCATCGGTGACGTGATCGCCCGCTACCAGCGCATGCAGGGCAAGAACGTGCTGCAGCCGATGGGCTGGGACGCCTTCGGCATGCCGGCGGAAAACGCCGCGATGAAGAACCAGGTAGCGCCGGCCAAGTGGACCTACGAGAACATCGCCTACATGAAGTCCCAGCTCAAATCGCTGGGCCTGGCCATCGACTGGACGCGTGAAGTCACCACCTGCAAGCCGGACTACTACCGCTGGGAGCAGTGGCTGTTCACCCGCCTGTTCGAGAAGGGCGTGATCTACCGCAAGAACGGTACCGTCAACTGGGACCCGGTGGACCAGACCGTACTGGCCAACGAGCAGGTCATCGACGGCCGTGGCTGGCGTTCGGGCGCGCTGATCGAAAAGCGCGAAATCCCGATGTACTACTTCAAGATCACCGCTTATGCCGAAGAGCTGCTGAGCAGCCTGGATGAGCTGGATGGCTGGCCCGAGCAGGTCAAAACCATGCAGCGCAACTGGATCGGCAAGAGTTTTGGTGCCGACATCGTGTTCGACTACGACGTCGCCAGCATCGGCATCGACGGCCAACTGAAGGTCTACTCGACCCGCCCGGACACCCTGATGGGTGCCACCTACGTCGCCGTGGCCGCCGAGCATCCGCTGGCCCAGCGCGCTGCCGAGGGCAACCCGGCCATCTCCGCTTTCATCGCCGAGTGCAAGGCCGGCTCCGTGGCCGAGGCCGACATGGCCACCATGGAGAAAAAGGGCCTGGCCACCGGCCAGTTCGTCATTCATCCGCTGACCGGCGACAAGCTGCCGGTATTCGTCGCCAACTACGTGCTGTGGGGCTATGGCGAAGGTGCGGTAATGGCGGTGCCAGCGCATGATGAGCGCGACTTCGAGTTCGCCAACAAGTACGACCTGCCGATCACGCAGGTCTACGCCGGTGAAGGCAAGGACTACGACGCCAGCACCTGGCAGGACTGGTACGGCGACAAGGCCGGCCTGACCACCATCAACTCCGGCAAGTACGACGGCCTGGACTTCAGCGCCGCCTTCGACGCCATCGTCGGCGACTTGGAAGGCAGCGCGCACGGCGCGCGCAAGACCCAGTTCCGCTTGCGCGACTGGGGCATCAGCCGCCAGCGCTACTGGGGCTGCCCGATCCCGATCATCCACTGCGACGCCTGCGGCGACGTGCCGGTGCCGGAACACCAGCTGCCGGTAGTGCTGCCCGAAGACGTGGTGCCGGATGGTGCTGGCTCGCCGCTGGCCAAGATGCCCGAGTTCTACGAGTGCAGCTGCCCGAAATGCGGCGCACCGGCCAAGCGCGAAACCGACACCATGGACACCTTCGTCGAGTCGTCCTGGTACTACGCGCGCTATGCCTCGCCGCAATACACCGACGGCATGGTCGACCCGGCTGCAGCCAACCACTGGCTGCCGGTAGATCAGTACATCGGCGGCATCGAACACGCCATCCTGCACCTGCTGTACGCGCGTTTCTTCCACAAACTGATGCGCGACGAAGGCCTGGTCACTTCCAACGAGCCGTTCAAGAACCTGTTGACCCAAGGCATGGTGGTTGCCGAAACCTACTATCGCACCCTGGAAAACGGCGGCAAGGACTGGTTCAACCCGGCCGACGTCGAGGTCGAGCGTGATGCCAAGGCCAAGGTCATCGGCGCCAAGCTCAAGAGCGACGGCCTGCCGGTGGAAATCGGCGGCACCGAGAAGATGTCCAAGTCGAAAAACAACGGTGTCGACCCGCAGGACATGATCGACGCTTACGGCGCCGACACCTGTCGCCTGTTCATGATGTTCGCCTCGCCGCCCGACATGAGCTGCGAGTGGTCGGATGCAGGTGTCGAAGGCGCCAACCGCTTCCTGCGTCGCGTCTGGCGTCTGGCGCAGAGTCACGTCAGCGCCGGCCTGCCGGGCAAGCTGGATGTGAACACTCTCACCGACGAGCAGAAGGCTGTACGCCGCGCCATTCACTTGGCCATCAAGCAAGCCAGCAACGATATCGGTCAGCACCACAAATTCAACACCGCCATCGCCCAGGTGATGACCCTGATGAACGTGCTGGAAAAGGCCGCCACTGCGACCGAACAGGATCGCGCACTGCTGCAGGAAGGCCTGGAAATCGTCACCCTGCTGCTCGCGCCGATTACCCCGCACATCAGCCATGAGCTGTGGCAGCACCTGGGTCATACCGATGCGGTGATCGATGCGCAGTGGCCACAGGTCGACGAGTCGGCCCTGGTGCAGGACAGCCTGACCCTGGTGGTACAGGTCAACGGCAAATTGCGTGGCGAGATCATCGTGGCAGCCAGCGCCAGCCGTGAAGACGTCGAGGCCGCCGCTCGTGCCAACGAAAACGTACTGCGCTTCACCGAAGGCCTGAGCATTCGCAAGGTCATCGTGGTGCCAGGCAAGCTGGTCAACATAGTCGCCAACTGA
- the holA gene encoding DNA polymerase III subunit delta — protein sequence MKLALAQLGKHLQGTLAPVYAISGDEPLLCQETADAIRNACRQQGFGERQVFNAEANFDWGNLLQAGASLSLFAEKRLLELRLPSGKPGDKGTAALLEYLARPPEDTVLLLSLPKLDGSTQKSKWAKALIDGQVSQFIQIWPVDANQLPQWIRQRLAQAGLSASADAVDMIAARVEGNLLAAAQEVEKLKLLADGNQVDAETVQAAVADSARFDVFGLIDCALAGDAAHALRVLEGLRGEGVETPVILWALAREIRLLAGIAHQQSQGIPLDKAFSSARPPVWDKRRPLVSKALQRHSSKRWGQLLQQAQLIDAQIKGQAPGDPWSELALLTLQLAGQRLRL from the coding sequence ATGAAGCTTGCCCTCGCGCAACTCGGCAAACACCTGCAAGGCACGCTCGCACCTGTCTATGCGATCAGCGGCGACGAGCCATTGCTGTGCCAGGAAACCGCTGACGCCATCCGTAATGCCTGTCGCCAGCAGGGGTTCGGCGAACGCCAGGTGTTCAATGCCGAAGCCAACTTCGACTGGGGCAACCTGCTGCAGGCGGGTGCCAGCCTCTCGCTGTTCGCCGAGAAGCGCCTGCTGGAACTGCGCCTGCCCTCCGGCAAGCCAGGCGACAAGGGCACCGCCGCCCTGCTCGAGTACCTGGCCCGCCCGCCCGAGGACACCGTCCTGCTGCTGAGCCTGCCCAAGCTCGATGGCAGCACGCAAAAATCCAAATGGGCCAAAGCGCTGATCGACGGCCAGGTGAGCCAGTTCATCCAGATCTGGCCGGTAGATGCCAATCAGCTGCCGCAGTGGATTCGCCAGCGCCTCGCACAGGCCGGCCTGAGCGCCAGCGCCGATGCGGTGGACATGATCGCCGCGCGGGTCGAAGGCAACCTGCTGGCCGCCGCCCAGGAAGTGGAAAAGCTCAAGCTGCTCGCCGACGGCAACCAGGTCGATGCCGAAACCGTCCAGGCCGCCGTGGCCGACAGTGCGCGTTTTGACGTCTTCGGTCTGATCGACTGCGCCCTCGCTGGCGATGCCGCACACGCCCTGCGCGTCCTCGAGGGGCTACGTGGTGAAGGTGTGGAAACCCCGGTGATTCTCTGGGCACTGGCGCGCGAGATTCGTCTACTGGCCGGCATCGCCCACCAGCAGAGCCAGGGTATTCCCTTGGACAAAGCCTTCTCCAGCGCCCGCCCGCCAGTCTGGGATAAACGTCGCCCCCTGGTTTCCAAAGCTTTGCAGCGTCACAGCAGCAAACGCTGGGGCCAGTTGCTGCAGCAGGCGCAGTTGATCGACGCACAGATCAAGGGCCAGGCGCCCGGTGATCCTTGGAGCGAGCTGGCACTGCTGACCCTGCAGTTAGCCGGACAGCGTCTGCGCCTGTAA
- the lipB gene encoding lipoyl(octanoyl) transferase LipB, which translates to MPELVVRHLGLVDYQPTLEAMRQLTRERDAQTPDEIWLLQHPKVFTQGQAGKAEHVLAAGDIPVIQVERGGQVTYHGPGQLVAYLMLDLRRLDLGVRELVTAMEQGLVELLAGYGIEAAPKADAPGVYVAGDKIASLGLRVSRGCSFHGLALNVDMDMTPFLRINPCGYAGLKMVQLRDLVDAPPSIDEVAQRLEQALRGRLGYSTAEGGSRA; encoded by the coding sequence ATGCCCGAGCTTGTCGTCCGTCACCTCGGGCTGGTCGACTACCAGCCCACGCTGGAGGCCATGCGCCAACTGACCCGTGAGCGCGATGCGCAGACTCCCGACGAAATCTGGTTGCTGCAACATCCCAAGGTGTTCACTCAGGGGCAGGCCGGCAAGGCCGAGCATGTGCTCGCTGCGGGCGATATTCCGGTGATCCAGGTCGAGCGTGGCGGGCAGGTGACCTATCACGGTCCTGGGCAGCTGGTGGCCTATCTGATGCTCGATCTACGTCGCCTCGATCTCGGCGTACGTGAGCTGGTCACCGCCATGGAGCAGGGCCTGGTCGAGCTATTGGCCGGCTATGGCATCGAGGCGGCGCCCAAGGCGGATGCGCCCGGTGTATACGTGGCAGGCGACAAGATCGCTTCCCTGGGGTTGCGCGTCAGCCGTGGCTGCTCGTTCCACGGCCTGGCGCTGAACGTCGATATGGACATGACGCCTTTTCTGCGTATCAACCCCTGTGGCTACGCCGGGTTGAAGATGGTTCAACTCAGGGATCTGGTCGATGCACCGCCGTCAATCGACGAGGTGGCGCAGCGGCTGGAGCAGGCGCTACGCGGCCGATTGGGCTACAGCACAGCAGAGGGCGGTTCCAGGGCGTAG
- the lptE gene encoding LPS assembly lipoprotein LptE, whose protein sequence is MMKRNLLIIGLAGLLSACGFQLRGTGDVQFALKELDVSARDAYGDTVQQVREILENNDVRVYSGAPYKLVIARETENRRSASYSSGARTAEYELTMGLEYEIRGAQNLLLTGNKVEVQNYYQQDDNNLAGSDQEAAQLRSELRREMIQQLAQNLQQITPEQLDQLQQTAEARAKAEAEALEAARRARESQVAPQQSPIELPSR, encoded by the coding sequence ATGATGAAACGGAATCTGCTGATCATCGGCCTGGCTGGCCTGCTCAGCGCGTGCGGCTTCCAGCTGCGCGGCACCGGCGACGTGCAGTTCGCCCTGAAGGAACTCGACGTCAGCGCGCGCGACGCCTACGGCGACACCGTGCAGCAAGTGCGCGAAATCCTGGAGAACAACGATGTTCGCGTCTACTCCGGTGCGCCCTACAAACTGGTGATCGCCCGCGAGACCGAGAATCGTCGCAGTGCCAGCTACAGCAGCGGTGCGCGTACCGCCGAGTACGAGCTGACCATGGGCCTGGAATACGAGATCCGCGGCGCACAGAACCTGCTGCTGACTGGTAACAAGGTGGAAGTGCAGAACTACTACCAACAAGACGACAACAACCTCGCAGGTTCCGACCAGGAAGCTGCTCAGCTGCGCAGCGAGCTGCGCCGTGAAATGATTCAGCAACTTGCGCAGAACCTGCAGCAGATCACCCCAGAACAATTGGACCAACTGCAGCAGACCGCAGAAGCCCGCGCCAAGGCCGAAGCAGAAGCCTTGGAAGCGGCTCGTCGTGCTCGCGAGAGCCAGGTCGCCCCGCAGCAGTCGCCAATCGAACTGCCTTCCCGCTAA
- the mltB gene encoding lytic murein transglycosylase B → MHSLRSWAARTLMGVGIAGVFGTGAQALAADYDGSPQVAEFIEEMTRDYGFASEQLVSLFTEVERKQAILDAISRPAEKVKPWKDYRPIFITDKRIAQGVEFWNKNQAALEKAEAEYGVPPQFIVAIIGVETFYGGNTGSWRVMDALSTLAFDYPPRAPFFRKELREFLLLTREEQVDPISLKGSYAGAMGLPQFMPSSFRAYAVDFDGDGHINIWSNPTDAIGSVASYFKRHGWQAGGQVASRVEVSGARVDEGLTQGLDPVKSVAELRALGWKSQDKLAEDLPVTAFRLEGAQGDEYWFGLPNFYTITRYNRSVMYAMAVNQLAELLVETRGSR, encoded by the coding sequence ATGCATTCTCTGCGTAGTTGGGCTGCTCGTACGTTGATGGGAGTCGGTATCGCCGGCGTGTTCGGCACTGGCGCTCAGGCGCTGGCGGCCGATTACGACGGCTCGCCGCAGGTGGCCGAGTTCATCGAGGAAATGACCCGCGACTATGGTTTTGCCAGTGAGCAACTGGTCAGTCTGTTTACCGAGGTCGAGCGTAAGCAGGCGATCCTCGATGCCATTTCGCGTCCGGCCGAGAAGGTCAAACCCTGGAAGGACTATCGCCCGATTTTCATCACCGACAAGCGTATCGCTCAGGGTGTGGAGTTCTGGAACAAGAACCAGGCTGCGCTGGAAAAAGCCGAGGCCGAGTACGGTGTGCCGCCGCAGTTCATCGTCGCCATCATCGGCGTGGAAACCTTCTACGGCGGCAATACCGGCAGCTGGCGGGTAATGGATGCGCTGTCGACCCTGGCCTTCGACTACCCGCCGCGCGCACCGTTCTTCCGCAAGGAATTGCGCGAGTTTCTGCTGCTGACCCGTGAGGAGCAGGTCGACCCGATCAGCCTCAAGGGCTCTTACGCCGGTGCCATGGGCCTGCCGCAGTTCATGCCGAGCAGCTTCCGTGCTTACGCCGTGGACTTCGATGGCGACGGCCATATCAACATCTGGAGCAACCCGACCGATGCCATCGGCAGTGTTGCCAGCTATTTCAAACGTCACGGTTGGCAGGCCGGCGGCCAGGTCGCCAGTCGCGTCGAGGTCAGCGGTGCTCGCGTCGACGAAGGCCTGACCCAGGGCCTGGACCCGGTGAAGAGCGTCGCCGAACTGCGCGCGCTGGGCTGGAAGAGCCAGGACAAACTGGCAGAAGACCTGCCGGTGACCGCATTCCGTCTGGAAGGCGCGCAAGGCGACGAATACTGGTTCGGTTTGCCCAACTTCTACACCATCACCCGCTACAATCGCAGCGTGATGTATGCCATGGCAGTCAACCAACTGGCCGAACTGCTGGTCGAAACGCGGGGTAGTCGATGA
- a CDS encoding lytic murein transglycosylase has product MPHQLPRRALALLPLLLLAACAQAPAENLPTATAPAAVQTAAETPLPSFADWRQTMRSEAIAAGIDAALFDRVFAGVTPDPAVLKADSSQPEFTRPVWEYLDGAVSSSRIGRGRVLLAQHSLVLQRIEQQYGVEAPILVAIWGLESNFGNNIGSNSVIRSLATLAYDGRRQGFWRVQLLAALQILQNGDVSSERMIGSWAGAMGQTQFMPTTYNQHAVDFDGDGKRDLWGSSTDALASAAHYLQASGWQRGQPWGFEVNLPNGFDYALADPDQRRTLAEWAELGVRPLAPTGAAASARASLQLPAGHKGPAFLLLDNFRSILKYNNSTSYALAIGLLADNLLRPSEVKGQWPRGERQLGRSERVELQELLTKAGFDPGPADGIIGANTRKAIRALQLQLNWPADGYPNTQLLEQLRTR; this is encoded by the coding sequence ATGCCACACCAGCTTCCACGTCGCGCCCTGGCTCTGCTTCCTCTCCTGCTGCTGGCGGCCTGCGCCCAGGCCCCAGCGGAAAATCTGCCTACTGCCACTGCCCCTGCAGCGGTCCAGACCGCAGCCGAAACGCCCTTGCCCAGTTTTGCCGACTGGCGCCAGACGATGCGTAGCGAAGCGATTGCCGCCGGCATCGACGCAGCGCTGTTCGATCGCGTATTCGCCGGCGTCACCCCCGACCCTGCAGTGCTTAAAGCAGATAGTAGTCAGCCCGAGTTCACTCGCCCGGTGTGGGAATATCTGGACGGTGCCGTCTCCTCCAGCCGTATCGGCCGCGGCCGGGTACTGCTAGCGCAGCACAGCCTGGTGCTGCAACGCATCGAGCAGCAGTACGGCGTCGAAGCCCCGATCCTGGTAGCCATCTGGGGCCTCGAGAGCAACTTCGGCAACAACATCGGCAGCAATAGCGTCATTCGCTCCCTCGCCACCCTGGCCTATGACGGTCGCCGCCAGGGCTTCTGGCGCGTTCAATTGCTGGCTGCGCTGCAAATCCTGCAGAACGGCGATGTATCCAGCGAGCGCATGATCGGCTCCTGGGCCGGTGCCATGGGGCAGACCCAGTTCATGCCGACGACCTACAACCAGCATGCCGTCGACTTCGACGGCGACGGCAAGCGCGACCTGTGGGGTTCGTCGACCGACGCACTGGCATCCGCCGCACATTATCTACAGGCCTCTGGCTGGCAGCGTGGTCAACCTTGGGGCTTCGAGGTGAATCTACCGAACGGCTTCGACTACGCCCTGGCCGATCCCGATCAGCGCCGCACGCTGGCCGAATGGGCAGAGCTAGGCGTCCGCCCGCTGGCACCGACAGGTGCGGCCGCCAGCGCCCGCGCCAGCCTGCAACTGCCTGCCGGCCATAAAGGCCCGGCCTTCCTGTTACTGGATAACTTCCGCAGCATCCTCAAGTACAACAACTCCACGTCCTACGCGCTGGCCATCGGTCTGCTCGCCGACAACCTGCTGCGTCCAAGCGAAGTCAAAGGACAGTGGCCGCGCGGCGAGCGCCAACTGGGTCGTAGCGAGCGCGTCGAACTGCAGGAGCTGCTGACCAAGGCAGGATTCGATCCCGGCCCGGCCGACGGCATCATCGGCGCCAATACGCGCAAGGCCATTCGCGCCCTGCAACTGCAGTTGAACTGGCCAGCCGATGGCTACCCCAATACCCAGTTGCTGGAGCAGCTGCGCACACGCTGA
- a CDS encoding septal ring lytic transglycosylase RlpA family protein codes for MSASKLLPLAACVTAALLLASCSSNRAPQPAVVPGQSAGISGPDDFNRPHRDGAPWWDVDVSKIQDAIPMPHYGPVKASPYVVFGKQYYPIQDARRYQATGPASWYGTKFHGQATANGETYDLYGMTAAHKTLPLPSYVRVTNLENGKVVILRVNDRGPFYSDRIIDLSFAAAKKLGYAEKGTARVKVEGIDPHEWWAQQGRPVPLVLANNQPAKAAVAQPVAQPVPQVVEQYAPPPTQHAAAVVPVQIDAKKNDSLGASGLYLQVGAFANPDAAELLKSKLTQTSSVPVFISSVVRDQQILHRVRMGPISNQGEAEQLQSSVRLANLGQPTLVRAD; via the coding sequence ATGAGTGCGTCCAAACTGCTGCCGCTGGCAGCCTGCGTAACGGCAGCGCTGTTGCTGGCGAGCTGCTCCTCCAATCGGGCACCGCAGCCCGCGGTGGTGCCCGGTCAGTCGGCCGGTATCTCTGGCCCGGATGATTTCAACCGGCCACACAGGGATGGCGCACCCTGGTGGGACGTCGATGTCTCGAAGATTCAGGACGCCATCCCCATGCCACATTACGGGCCGGTCAAAGCCAGCCCCTATGTGGTATTCGGCAAGCAGTACTACCCGATTCAGGACGCCCGTCGCTACCAGGCGACAGGGCCTGCTTCCTGGTACGGCACCAAATTCCATGGTCAGGCCACTGCCAACGGCGAAACCTACGATCTGTACGGCATGACCGCAGCGCACAAGACATTGCCACTGCCCAGTTACGTGCGCGTGACCAACCTGGAGAACGGCAAGGTGGTGATCCTGCGGGTCAATGACCGTGGGCCGTTCTACTCCGACCGCATCATCGATCTGTCCTTCGCTGCCGCGAAGAAGCTCGGCTATGCCGAGAAGGGCACTGCGCGGGTCAAGGTCGAAGGTATCGACCCGCACGAGTGGTGGGCGCAGCAGGGTCGTCCGGTGCCATTGGTGTTGGCCAACAATCAGCCGGCCAAGGCTGCTGTGGCTCAACCCGTCGCGCAGCCCGTGCCGCAGGTCGTCGAGCAGTACGCGCCGCCGCCGACGCAGCACGCCGCTGCGGTGGTGCCCGTGCAGATCGACGCAAAAAAAAACGATTCACTCGGAGCCTCTGGCCTGTATCTCCAGGTGGGAGCCTTCGCCAATCCGGACGCTGCGGAGCTGCTCAAGTCCAAGCTGACCCAGACCAGCAGTGTGCCGGTGTTCATCAGCTCAGTGGTACGCGACCAGCAGATTCTGCATCGGGTCCGAATGGGGCCGATCAGCAATCAGGGCGAGGCTGAGCAGCTACAGAGCAGCGTGCGCCTGGCCAACCTTGGCCAGCCCACGCTGGTCCGCGCCGACTGA
- a CDS encoding D-alanyl-D-alanine carboxypeptidase family protein, producing the protein MNITSFVQRASLVLTLLAAPLAMANQQVVPAAPQLAAKSYVLMDAASGNILVENNADQRLPPASLTKLMTAYIATLEIRNGKIGEQDLVTISEHAWRTGGAASGGSTMFLPLNSQATVDDLLHGIIIQSGNDASIAIAEYIAGSEDAFADMMNTTAERLGMKNSHFMNATGLPHPEHYSSAHDMAILARAIIDEDAEHYAIYSQKEFLWNNIKQPNRNLLLWRDRTVDGLKTGHTSEAGYCLVASAVRDGARMITSVFGTDSEQARAAETQKLLTYGFRFFESRTFYQKGAELAQATVWKGAANQVKAGLAENLTITMPKGQLEKLQASMIINPQLIAPIQQGDVIGKVEVKLGDDVVRSTDLVALEPVEEGGLLRRLWDSIRLFFFGLFN; encoded by the coding sequence ATGAACATCACCAGCTTCGTGCAACGTGCTTCACTGGTTCTTACCCTTCTGGCCGCGCCACTCGCCATGGCCAACCAGCAGGTGGTGCCTGCGGCGCCGCAACTGGCCGCCAAATCCTATGTGCTGATGGACGCCGCCAGCGGCAACATCCTTGTCGAGAACAACGCTGACCAGCGCCTGCCGCCGGCCAGTCTGACCAAGCTGATGACCGCTTACATCGCCACCCTGGAAATCCGCAACGGCAAGATCGGCGAGCAGGATCTGGTGACCATCAGCGAGCATGCCTGGCGCACCGGTGGTGCCGCGTCCGGTGGTTCCACCATGTTCCTGCCGCTGAACAGCCAGGCCACGGTCGACGATCTGCTGCACGGCATCATCATCCAGTCCGGCAACGACGCCAGCATCGCCATCGCCGAATACATCGCCGGCAGCGAAGATGCCTTCGCCGACATGATGAACACTACCGCCGAGCGCCTGGGCATGAAGAACAGTCACTTCATGAACGCCACCGGCCTGCCGCACCCGGAGCACTACTCCAGTGCCCATGACATGGCGATCCTGGCGCGCGCGATCATCGACGAGGACGCCGAGCACTATGCGATCTACTCGCAGAAGGAGTTCCTCTGGAACAACATCAAGCAGCCCAACCGTAACCTGCTGCTGTGGCGCGACCGTACCGTCGATGGCCTGAAAACCGGTCACACCTCGGAGGCCGGCTACTGCCTGGTGGCCTCGGCCGTGCGTGATGGCGCGCGCATGATCACCTCGGTATTCGGCACCGACAGCGAGCAGGCCCGTGCGGCGGAAACCCAGAAGCTGCTGACCTATGGCTTCCGCTTCTTCGAAAGCCGCACCTTCTACCAGAAAGGCGCAGAGCTGGCTCAGGCCACCGTCTGGAAGGGCGCCGCAAATCAGGTCAAGGCAGGTCTGGCAGAGAACCTGACCATCACCATGCCCAAGGGCCAGCTGGAAAAACTGCAGGCCAGCATGATCATCAACCCGCAGCTGATCGCACCGATCCAGCAGGGCGATGTGATCGGCAAGGTCGAAGTCAAACTGGGTGACGACGTGGTGCGCAGCACCGATCTGGTGGCGCTGGAGCCGGTAGAAGAGGGCGGCCTGCTGCGTCGTTTGTGGGACAGCATTCGACTGTTCTTCTTCGGCCTGTTCAACTGA
- the lipA gene encoding lipoyl synthase, with product MSDTSSPKSVASGEKFRTAQGITAIKDGQKRRASAEPQVFEPKPKWLRVKAPGGSRFEAVKRNVGEHRLSTVCQESHCPNMGECWSNGTATIMLMGSVCTRACRFCAVDTGNPNGWLDLEEPQNTAKSVELMALRYIVLTSVDRDDLEDGGAGHYAACVRAIKENTPQVVVEALTPDFDGDHQAIERVVDSGLEVFAQNVETVKRLTYVVRDPRAGYEKTLKVLEHAKKHRPDVLTKTSLMLGLGETDEEILKTMDDLRAIGVDILTLGQYLQPTRNHLKVQRWVSPEEFNRFRDIGLEKGFMEVAAGPLVRSSYRADRVFEKNNLGLAAPVPVPGQEVNASLIPALNLN from the coding sequence ATGTCCGACACCTCCTCGCCCAAATCCGTCGCCAGCGGCGAAAAGTTTCGCACCGCCCAAGGCATCACCGCGATCAAGGATGGCCAGAAGCGCCGCGCCTCGGCCGAGCCCCAGGTCTTCGAACCCAAGCCCAAGTGGCTGCGGGTCAAGGCCCCTGGCGGTAGCCGCTTCGAGGCGGTCAAGCGCAACGTCGGCGAACACCGCCTGAGCACCGTTTGCCAGGAATCGCACTGCCCGAACATGGGCGAATGCTGGTCCAACGGCACGGCCACGATCATGCTGATGGGGTCGGTGTGCACCCGTGCCTGCCGTTTCTGTGCCGTGGACACCGGCAACCCCAATGGCTGGCTGGATCTGGAAGAGCCACAGAACACCGCCAAGTCGGTGGAGCTGATGGCCCTGCGTTATATCGTGCTGACCTCAGTGGATCGTGACGACCTCGAAGACGGCGGCGCCGGCCACTATGCAGCTTGCGTGCGAGCGATCAAGGAAAACACCCCGCAGGTGGTAGTCGAGGCCCTGACTCCGGACTTCGATGGCGATCACCAGGCCATCGAGCGCGTGGTCGATTCCGGCCTGGAAGTGTTCGCGCAGAACGTCGAGACGGTCAAACGCCTCACCTATGTAGTTCGCGACCCGCGCGCTGGCTACGAGAAGACCCTCAAGGTGCTCGAGCACGCCAAGAAACACCGCCCGGACGTACTGACCAAGACCAGCCTGATGCTCGGCCTGGGTGAAACCGACGAAGAAATCCTGAAAACCATGGATGACCTGCGCGCCATCGGTGTCGACATCCTCACCCTCGGCCAGTACCTGCAACCCACGCGCAACCACCTCAAGGTGCAACGCTGGGTCAGCCCTGAAGAGTTCAATCGCTTCCGTGACATCGGCCTGGAGAAAGGCTTCATGGAAGTCGCCGCCGGCCCGCTGGTACGTTCCAGCTATCGCGCCGACCGCGTGTTCGAGAAGAACAACCTGGGCCTCGCCGCCCCGGTTCCAGTGCCTGGCCAGGAGGTCAACGCCAGCCTCATTCCGGCGCTGAATCTGAACTGA
- a CDS encoding DUF493 domain-containing protein yields MTDSDVQPPKIDFPCERYPIKVIGTAGEGFSDLVIEVIQRHAPDLDTSTLVMRDSRNGNFLSVQVLITATGVEQLQAIHVDLRATGRVHMVL; encoded by the coding sequence ATGACCGATAGCGACGTGCAACCGCCAAAAATCGATTTTCCCTGTGAGCGTTACCCGATCAAGGTCATTGGTACCGCTGGCGAGGGTTTCTCCGACCTGGTAATCGAAGTGATCCAGCGCCACGCCCCCGACCTGGATACCTCCACGTTGGTGATGCGTGACAGCCGCAACGGTAACTTCCTTTCCGTTCAGGTGCTGATCACTGCCACCGGTGTCGAGCAGCTGCAGGCGATTCACGTCGACCTGCGTGCAACCGGCCGCGTGCATATGGTGCTGTGA